CGGAATGGCCGAGCTGGCCTGGGTGACCACGGCCTTCAGCACCGACACGCGCGCGTCGCCGCCGATTTTCGCCAGCTTTTCGCGCAGGCCAAGCACCTTGGTGTCCAGGTCCTTCTTGGCGGCACCGATGGAACCGTTCCAGTAGATCGCCTGGGTGATTTCTTCGCCCACGTAAGTGAAGGCCGTGGTGGTGCAGCCGTTGGCCAGCACGCCGGCGTCGGCCAGCGCATCGATCCACATCTGCCAGTCCTCACCGCCCATCACCGCAACGGTGCCGGCGATTTCTTCCGGCGTGGCCGGCTGCAGGTGGGTCTCGGTCAGTACTTCCTTGTCGGTATCCAGGCCACGCAGGGTGATCGGCTCACCGATCGGCTTCAGCGTGGAGCTGATGATCTCGCCGGTCTTCGGATGCTTGCGGCGCGGCGCCGCCAGGCTGTAGACAACCTGGTCGACCTGGCCGAGATCGGCCTTGATCATTTCGATGGTCTTCGCCTTCACTTCATCGGAGAAGGCATCGCCGTTGATGCTCTTGGCGTACAGGCCGGCTTCGTCAGCGTACTTGTGGAACGCGGCCGAGTTGTACCAGCCCGCGGTGCCCGGCTTGGATTCGGTACCCGGGCGCTCGAAGAAGATGCCCAGGGTCGCGGCGCCGCTGCCGAAGGCAGCGGTGATGCGCGCAGCCAGACCGTAGCCGGTGGAGGCGCCGATCACCAGCACGCGCTTGGGGCCGTTCTGGATCGGCGGACGCGCGCGGATGTAGTCGATCTGCTGCTTGACCGCGGCCTCGCAGCCGGTCGGGTGGGTGGTGACGCAGATGAAGCCGCGGACGCGCGGTTTGATGACCATGGATACCTCGGGTTGGCAGA
This genomic window from Stenotrophomonas maltophilia contains:
- the fabV gene encoding enoyl-ACP reductase FabV; this translates as MVIKPRVRGFICVTTHPTGCEAAVKQQIDYIRARPPIQNGPKRVLVIGASTGYGLAARITAAFGSGAATLGIFFERPGTESKPGTAGWYNSAAFHKYADEAGLYAKSINGDAFSDEVKAKTIEMIKADLGQVDQVVYSLAAPRRKHPKTGEIISSTLKPIGEPITLRGLDTDKEVLTETHLQPATPEEIAGTVAVMGGEDWQMWIDALADAGVLANGCTTTAFTYVGEEITQAIYWNGSIGAAKKDLDTKVLGLREKLAKIGGDARVSVLKAVVTQASSAIPTMPLYLSLLFKVMKEKGTHEGCIEQLDVLYDILYGGKADGVAIDRLRHDLVDGEGHTVALVDKEGRLRADYKEMAADVQGKVVALWPQVTNENLYEISDLAGYKADFLRLFGFGVEGVDYEADVNPDVKIDNLVDMT